The Roseimicrobium gellanilyticum sequence TGGTGAACCCATCCCTCTCGAGCGTGGTGGTCCGGTGCGCATGGTCATCCCCTGGGCACATGGGTTCAAATCCATCAAGTGGCTCCAGCGCATTGTCGTGACGAATGACTTCAAGGCGAATGACACCTACGCCAACCAGAACAACGATCCTGAGTCACACCTGAAGACTGCGGCTTACATTGATGAGGCACCGACGACATTCGAAGGAGGGCTGCCCGTCCATTTCGGCGGTCTTGCCATCGTTGGGCTCTCCGGATTGAAGCGGGTCGAGCACTGGCTGCATCGGGTGGAGGCAGGTTCCAAGCCGGTGGTGCAGGATGATGAAGTCTACCGTGCGGCCCAGTGGACGGAGTGTGCGTTGGAAGCTCCACCTGCTGACTGGAGTTCAGTCCTTCCAGCAGGCACCTCTTCCAGGAGTGTTCTCGGATTTGATCCCATCACAGGCCAGCCCACCACGTGGCCCATGCGTTACAGTATGGTCAATTGGTCCGCGACGTTGCGGGATCTGAAGCCCGGCACCTACGAGTTTCGCGCGCGTGCTGTGGACCTAAATGGTTTTGCCCAACCGGAGCCACGCCCGATTCCCAAAACGGGGAAGAATGCCGTGCAAATGCATCGCTTTGAGGTGACATAGGCACCCAGACCCAGTGGCGTGGCCGATTGGGAGTTTTGGAACGTATATTCTTTTAAGCCCCCCATGCCAAGGACCAAGGAATTCGACGAAGCTGAAGTGCTGGATCGCGCGCTCGAGTTGTTTCGTGCTCGTGGTTTCAAGGCGACTTCCTTCGCGGATCTCACCACAGAGCTCGGTGTGAGCCGGCAGAGTCTCTACGACACATACGGCGATAAGGAAGAGCTCTTCCTCGCGGCACTGAAGCGGTACATGACAGCAGGCGCGGAGTGCATGAAGCAGCGTCTCGCCGATCCGGGACCCGTGCGCGAGGTGCTGATGGGGATCTTCGATCAACTCATCTCCCAGCACTGCGGCAAGGGTTCCCATGGGTGCCTGCTGGTGAATACGCTGGTGGAGATCGCTCCGGACTCTCGGGCACGGGCGCTGGCTGCGGAACACGCCAGGACAGTGGAGGGGCTTTTCATTTCCCGGCTGTGCGTGGCCCAGCGTGCTGGAGAAATTGAGCGTGAGAAGGATCCGGTGGAACTGGCACGGTTCTTCCACCACACCCTGCTGGGCATGGCGGTGGCAGCCCGTGCTCACGATCAGAAGGATGCGCTAAGGCAGACTGCGCGTCTGGCCCTGAAAGTGCTCGACTGAGTTCTTGGTGATTATTTTGGAATGTTTGTTCCGGAAACGCATGCGGCCGCGTATTGCTCGGAAACCATCGTTACGATGAGCACCCGAATGAGACCCTGCCTGAACGCGCATGCTCGTCCGAATGCTCATGTATTTTCTGGAACGATTGTTCCAGAAATGCGGTGGCCGACATCCTGAAGTGAAATCATCCATAGAACCATCCATGAAAGGCAAAACCATTCTTATCACCGGCGGTACCACGGGCATTGGCCTTGCCACCGCACAACTCCTCGCCAAAGAGGGTGCAAAGGTCATCGTCACGGGGCGTAACCCGGAGACGCTCGCCGCCGCGAAAGATTTGCTGCCCAAGGGCACCGCCATTCTCAAGTCCGATGCTGGCTCATTGGCCGATGCTCAGGCGCTCGGCGACGAAGTGAAGAAGCATGCCTCCAAACTCGACGGCGCCTTCCTCAATGCCGGCGTGGCGCAGTTCGGCCCACTCGAAGCAGCGACGCCGAAGCAATACGATGACATGTACAACATCAATGTGCGTGGCCCGTTCTTCCAGCTTCAGTCGCTCCTGCCATTGCTCGCCAATCCCAGCTCTGTTGTCTTCACATCGTCGATTGCAGGTTCCATTGGATTCCCCACCACCGCGCTCTATTCAGGCACAAAGGCAGCCGTCATCTCCTTTGGGAAAACGCTCGCGGTGGAGCTGGCTCCGCGAGGCATCCGCGTGAACGTGGTGAGCCCAGGTCCCATTGAGACACCCATCATGAAGAAGCTGAACCTGCCGGATGAAGCGCAAAAGGGATTCGAGGAGACAACGGTCTCCAAGTCGCTCGTGAAGCGCTTGGGCCAACCGGAGGAGGTGGCCACGGCCGTGCGCTTTCTACTTTCGGACGAGTCCAGTTTTGTCATCGGTTCGGAAGTGATCGTCGATGGCGGTGTGCGCCTGAGCTGAGTGCGGCCATCTACACCATGCTCCAAGGCGTGCTGTCACCGGGTCGCGTATCCCTGCGTGGCCCGGTGACACTTTTGGTGCAAGGATGGTGACATTGAGGCTTTCTTGCTAAACGGCAGCGTGGTGCGCGTAGCTCTGAGCCATGATTGGGAAACACGTCTGGTTCAAGGGATGGATGTTGCTCGCGTTGATGAACGTTGGGGTGTGCCAGCAAGCAGTGCGGGCGGAGGAAAAGAAGCCGGCCCCGCCACCGCCTTATGTTCTGGAGGGCAATGTCATGGTCTCCATGCGTGATGGCGTGAAGCTCGCGACGGACATCTATCGTCCCATCCAGCACGATGGCGCACCCGTGCAGGAGAAGCTTCCAGTCATTCTGACCCGCACACCGTACAACAAGACCGGAGCGAAGAAACAGGCGGACTACTTCACCAGACACGGCTATGTCTTCATTGCGCAAGACTGCCGCGGACGCTATGCGAGCGAGGGTGTCTGGCACTGGATGACGGATGATGGCGGCGACGGCGTGGATGCTGCGGCATGGATTGGGAAGCAGCCATGGAGCGATGGAAAGATTGGCATGTTTGGCACTTCCTATGTGGGTGGTACGCAGCATGCCATGGCACTCGCGGGTGCGAAGGAACTGGTCACCGTGATACCCGTGGATGCCGTCTCAAACTGTGGCGTCCAGTCCATGCGCAATGCCGGTGCGTTTGAACTGCGCTTCTGGAACTGGATCATGCTGAATGCCGGCAAGGGAAGCCGCGCGGTGCAGGATGAAGCCACCGCCGCCATGCTGAAGGAGATGGCGGACAATCGTTTTCATTACCTCGCGAACCTGCCACTGCGCAAAGGAACCACGCCACTGAAGTTCGCCCCCGAGTATGAGGACTGGCTCATCGGCGCCATGAGTCACGGGGCCAATGACGACTACTGGAAGCAGAACAACATCCTGGAGAAGGCATCTTCCTACAAAGACATGCCCGTTTACCTCGTGGGTGGTTGGTACGACTCATGGGCAGGCAACACCACGGCGAACTTCGGTGTCCTGAGCAAGGCACTGAAGAGTGACGTGTACCTCATCATGGGACCGTGGATCCACGGTGCGCAGGCGGCTTTTTCCCACGGGCAGGTGGATTATGGAAGGGACGCAGCGATTCCTGATGAACTCGCCTGGCGTCGGGAATGGTACGACCACTGGCTGAAGGGGAAGGACAACAGCGTGGGCAAAGCTGCGCCCTTCGCGAGCAAGGTGCGCATCTTCGTGATGGGCACTGGCGACGGCAGCAAGACCGAGAAGGGCATGCTCCTCCATGGAGGCGAGTGGCGGAATGAGAAGGAGTGGCCACTCGCAAGACAGCAGAGCACGGCATTCTACTTTGGAGAGGGTGGGGTGCTTGCTTGTGAAGAGCCCACGCAGGATCAAGGCTCCACCACCTTCACCTTCGATCCCAAGAATCCTGTGCCGACCATCGGAGGAAACATCTCCAGTGGGAATGACATCCTGCTGCAGGGTGCGTGGGATCAGCGCGGCGGTCCTCACGTGTGGAACTGGCCGAATCCCATTCCGCTCTCCGCGCGCAATGATGTGGTCATCTTCGAAACTGAACCACTTGCCCAGAACACAGAAGTTACGGGGGAAATCGAAGTAAAACTGTGGGCGTCCTCAAGTGCAGTGGATACCGACTTTACGGCGAAGCTGGTGGACGTGTATCCCGGAAGCAAAGACTGGCCCGGTGGCTTCGACCTGAAGATCACCGAGGGCATCATCCGTGCGCGTTTTCGCGATAGCTTGAAAGCAGAGAAGCTCATGAAGCCGGGAACGCCATATGAGTTCACCATCAGACTCTATCCCACGAGCAACGTCTTCAAGAAGGGTCACCGCATCCGTGTCGAAGTGAGCAGCAGTAATTTCCCGAGGTTCGATGTGAACCCCAACACGGGGGAGCCGCTGAACGAGCATCGACGCACGGTTACTGCAGAGAACACGGTCCTGCACAGCAAGGTCCACCCCTCCCGCATCGTGCTTCCCATCATCCCAAGGTAAAATCTCACCGCAGAACTGCCTGAGGTTCTAGGCGCAACCCGGTGGGCCATAAAAATCTTTTTGACTAGACCGACTGGTCGGTCTAGCGGTTTGAGGTCATGTCCGAAGCCCCCAGCAAAGTCAGCCTGCTCAGCGCCGCGAAGTCGCTGTTCCTCGCGCGTGGCTATGCAGGCACCTCGGTGGATACGATCTGCGAGAAAGCCGGCGTGAGCAAAGGCAGCTTCTACCATTCCTTCAAATCAAAGGAGGACCTTGGCATCGGGGTGCTGCAGTGGTCTTTGGAGCGGGGTGGAGAAGTGCTCGGCGCGCACAAGAAGGTCGCCGACCCCGTCGAGCAGTCCCTCGTGTACCTGCGTCATCTCGAGAACTCGGCGCTGACACTTTGGAGCGACGGCTGCCTGCTGGGCACTTTCGCGAATGAACTGGGTGATACCAATCCGCGGCTGCAGGAGGCGGTGGCCACGCTGTTCACAGCCGTCATCAAGGAGATCGCTGCCCGGCTTAAGGCACTGGCAGCCTGTCCTGAAATCACCTGCACCGCGAATGAACTCGCGGAAGAGCTCCTTGTGATTCTGGAAGGCTCCATCACGCTTGCGAAGGCCTATCGCGATCCGTCGCGCATTACCCGCGGCATTCGCAGTTTCCGCAAGACCCTGGAATCTCAAATTTCCAAAGCAGCAGCAAAGGCCGCCTGATTTTTTCGTGCTTTGACCCCATACCAACCGGTCGGTATGGGGTCGCTCCCCCCGAACCTGGACCGGACCAACCCAGTTAGAACATCATCACCATGTCAGTAGCCACCTCTGCCTCCAAGCCCGCCACCTCCAATGGCAACGGCTCCCCTGCAAAGGCCCCCCAGATCAATATGGACAAGCTGCACGCCTTCATGGGCCGCATGCTGAATGACCTTGGCGCAGCCGCCACTGGCTCCCTCGTGATCCTGGGCGACCGCCTGGGTCTTTACGAGGCCTTGTGGAAACACGGTCCGTGCACCAGCGTGGAGTTCGCCTCTGCGACCGGCCTGCATGAGCGCCATCTCCGCGAGTGGCTTTGCGCCCAGGCGGCCGCGCAGTACATCGAGTACGATGCCGGGAACGAAACCTTCGCGCTCACCCCGGAGCAGGCGGCCGTCTTCGCAGACCCGAACAGCCCTGCGGCCATGGTCGGTGGCTTTTATACCATTGGCTCTGCTTACTTGGACGAACCTAAGATCGCTGAAAGCTTCCGCACCGGAAAGGGTGTGCCGTGGGGGGATCACCACGCCTGCCTCTTCTGTGGCACGGAGCGCTTCTTCCGTCCGGGCTATGAGGCGAACCTCGTCTCAAACTGGCTGCCCGCCCTGGAGGGTGTGGTGGACAAACTGAAGAACGGTGCCCGCGTGGCAGATGTGGGCTGCGGCCACGGCATCTCCACCTTCATCATGGCCAAGGCGTTTCCGAACTCCGAGTTCGTCGGTTTTGACTTGCATCCGGAGTCCATTGAAGCCTCCAACAAGCACGCTGCCGAGCACGGCCTGAAGAATCTGCGTTTCGAGATCGCTACAGCCCAGGATTTCCCGGGCGTCGGCTTCGACCTCGTGGCCATCTTCGATGCGCTCCATGACATGGGTGACCCCGTTGGCGCCTGCAAGCACATCCGCAAGGCGCTGGCAGCAGACGGCACGCTCATGGTGGTGGAGCCTCGTGCGGGAGATACCCTCACGGAGAACATTAATCCCGTGGGACGCGTCTACTACGCTGCCTCCACCATGATTTGCACCCCGGGCGCCATCAGCCAGCGGGGCGGCATGGCCCTGGGGGCACAGGCGGGCGACAAGAGACTCACTGAGGTGATGAATACCGGTGGCTTCTCCAAGGTGCGCCGCGCCACGGACACCCCGTTCAATGTGGTGCTGGAAGCACGTGCGTGATTGGATGGAAGCAATGGAGTGAGAGCGGCGGCGCTTGCCTTGAGTTGATTGGGGGAAGCGCTGCCGCAACTTGATGTTATTGCATTCGTTCCACAGGTGGTTAGTCTCGCGGCATGAGCAAGCATCTGCCTCTGGCGCTGGCCCTTTGGTGCACCTGCGTCCTCCCCGGGTTTCTCCAGGCGCGCACCTGGACAGAGGCCGCAAGCGGACGGAAGATTGATGCGGAGTTTGTCTCTTCCGATGCCGGGTCCGTGACCATCCTGATGCGCTCCGGACAAAAATACACACTGCCCTTGAGTCGCCTCGCCCCCGAGGATCAGGCGTTTGTCCAAGAGCAGTTGCGCAACAAGAAGACGCCACCGGGAGAAACACCACGCGGCGGTCCCAAGGTGAAGGACCGGTTCGAGGACATCAAGAAGCTCACGGCATCGGAGATTCCCGTGAATGGCGAGGCGCATCCCGCGCTCGCGAAGGCGGATGTAGCCATCCAGGGTTTCATGGCGGAGAAGGGCATCGGCGCTCTCACATTCGCACTCAGCAAGAATGGAAAGGTCCTGCACGATCGCGCTTTTGGCTGGGCGGATTCCTCGTTGAAAACGCCTCTCCAGCCCGGCGTGAAGATGCGGGTGGCATCATTGACCAAGCCTGTAGTGAAGTCCGCCATCCTCACCTTGATCGATGCCGGCAAACTCAAGCTCGAGGACCAGGTATATACCGTGCTGCAGCTCGACCAGTACAAAGAGGCGAAGGCGTGTGATGCGCGCTGGAAGGCAGTCACGATCGATCAGTTGCTGGAGCACAAGGGCGGGTGGGACCGCGATCAGAAGGCAGGCGATCTCACAACGCATAGCTCCGAGATGGAGCGGATGTTCCGACTGAAGCCGGATGAGCTGGAGCCCATCTACGTGGTGCGCTACGGACTCACCCTGCCGCTCGACTTCGATCCCGGAACGAAGGAGTCCTATTGCAACTTCGGCTACGTCCTCCTGGCGCGTGTGATCGAGAAGGTCAGCGGGCAAAAGTTCGTAGACTGCCTGCAGCAGACCGTGTGCAAGGAGTCTGCCGCGCCTTCATTCAGCATGAGCGCTTCGGATGCGCGCAGAAGGCAGGTGGGTGAGGTCTGGTATTCCTACCACCCCGAGTATACGCAGGAGCAGATTCCCCTGTCCTTCCAAACGGAGGCGTATGATGGCGCGGGTGGTCTGGCCTGCACCGCGGCGGACTACAGCCGGTTCCTCGAAAAGTACTGGGTCAGC is a genomic window containing:
- a CDS encoding TetR/AcrR family transcriptional regulator is translated as MPRTKEFDEAEVLDRALELFRARGFKATSFADLTTELGVSRQSLYDTYGDKEELFLAALKRYMTAGAECMKQRLADPGPVREVLMGIFDQLISQHCGKGSHGCLLVNTLVEIAPDSRARALAAEHARTVEGLFISRLCVAQRAGEIEREKDPVELARFFHHTLLGMAVAARAHDQKDALRQTARLALKVLD
- a CDS encoding SDR family oxidoreductase; this translates as MKGKTILITGGTTGIGLATAQLLAKEGAKVIVTGRNPETLAAAKDLLPKGTAILKSDAGSLADAQALGDEVKKHASKLDGAFLNAGVAQFGPLEAATPKQYDDMYNINVRGPFFQLQSLLPLLANPSSVVFTSSIAGSIGFPTTALYSGTKAAVISFGKTLAVELAPRGIRVNVVSPGPIETPIMKKLNLPDEAQKGFEETTVSKSLVKRLGQPEEVATAVRFLLSDESSFVIGSEVIVDGGVRLS
- a CDS encoding CocE/NonD family hydrolase, which gives rise to MIGKHVWFKGWMLLALMNVGVCQQAVRAEEKKPAPPPPYVLEGNVMVSMRDGVKLATDIYRPIQHDGAPVQEKLPVILTRTPYNKTGAKKQADYFTRHGYVFIAQDCRGRYASEGVWHWMTDDGGDGVDAAAWIGKQPWSDGKIGMFGTSYVGGTQHAMALAGAKELVTVIPVDAVSNCGVQSMRNAGAFELRFWNWIMLNAGKGSRAVQDEATAAMLKEMADNRFHYLANLPLRKGTTPLKFAPEYEDWLIGAMSHGANDDYWKQNNILEKASSYKDMPVYLVGGWYDSWAGNTTANFGVLSKALKSDVYLIMGPWIHGAQAAFSHGQVDYGRDAAIPDELAWRREWYDHWLKGKDNSVGKAAPFASKVRIFVMGTGDGSKTEKGMLLHGGEWRNEKEWPLARQQSTAFYFGEGGVLACEEPTQDQGSTTFTFDPKNPVPTIGGNISSGNDILLQGAWDQRGGPHVWNWPNPIPLSARNDVVIFETEPLAQNTEVTGEIEVKLWASSSAVDTDFTAKLVDVYPGSKDWPGGFDLKITEGIIRARFRDSLKAEKLMKPGTPYEFTIRLYPTSNVFKKGHRIRVEVSSSNFPRFDVNPNTGEPLNEHRRTVTAENTVLHSKVHPSRIVLPIIPR
- a CDS encoding TetR/AcrR family transcriptional regulator, with product MSEAPSKVSLLSAAKSLFLARGYAGTSVDTICEKAGVSKGSFYHSFKSKEDLGIGVLQWSLERGGEVLGAHKKVADPVEQSLVYLRHLENSALTLWSDGCLLGTFANELGDTNPRLQEAVATLFTAVIKEIAARLKALAACPEITCTANELAEELLVILEGSITLAKAYRDPSRITRGIRSFRKTLESQISKAAAKAA
- a CDS encoding class I SAM-dependent methyltransferase translates to MDKLHAFMGRMLNDLGAAATGSLVILGDRLGLYEALWKHGPCTSVEFASATGLHERHLREWLCAQAAAQYIEYDAGNETFALTPEQAAVFADPNSPAAMVGGFYTIGSAYLDEPKIAESFRTGKGVPWGDHHACLFCGTERFFRPGYEANLVSNWLPALEGVVDKLKNGARVADVGCGHGISTFIMAKAFPNSEFVGFDLHPESIEASNKHAAEHGLKNLRFEIATAQDFPGVGFDLVAIFDALHDMGDPVGACKHIRKALAADGTLMVVEPRAGDTLTENINPVGRVYYAASTMICTPGAISQRGGMALGAQAGDKRLTEVMNTGGFSKVRRATDTPFNVVLEARA
- a CDS encoding serine hydrolase domain-containing protein, giving the protein MSKHLPLALALWCTCVLPGFLQARTWTEAASGRKIDAEFVSSDAGSVTILMRSGQKYTLPLSRLAPEDQAFVQEQLRNKKTPPGETPRGGPKVKDRFEDIKKLTASEIPVNGEAHPALAKADVAIQGFMAEKGIGALTFALSKNGKVLHDRAFGWADSSLKTPLQPGVKMRVASLTKPVVKSAILTLIDAGKLKLEDQVYTVLQLDQYKEAKACDARWKAVTIDQLLEHKGGWDRDQKAGDLTTHSSEMERMFRLKPDELEPIYVVRYGLTLPLDFDPGTKESYCNFGYVLLARVIEKVSGQKFVDCLQQTVCKESAAPSFSMSASDARRRQVGEVWYSYHPEYTQEQIPLSFQTEAYDGAGGLACTAADYSRFLEKYWVSGKPRKEGGYRYAFDGSLPGVTAICSQRLDGINYTAIANRRDRAGSDWNGELRKRIEEALDPVAGQLP